CGGAGCCGACCACAGTCGCAGCCATCGGAATGACGGCCCAAATTAGCAGCACAGAAGCAATTGCCAGGACTGGCGCTATATTGAAGGCGACTTTATCAGCGCCATCAGGTGTGGTGATTTCTTTGGTAAAGATTTTGATAATATCAGCAATCGGCTGAAGCAGGCCAAAAGGCCCCGCCCGGTTTGGCCCAATGCGGTCTTGCAAGCGACCAGCGATCTTGCGCTCAACCCAAATCAGCACAACCACTGTCAGAAGGCTTGCTGTTACGAGAATGGCAGCTCCCACAAAGAGCGAGAGTACCGCCACCAGCTTTTCGCCCAGACCCCATCCGAGCAATAGATCATTAAACCACTGAGAAATCAGATTAATCGGATCACCCATTCGACATATCTCCTACACCAACGAGAGCGATACAACTCGTTGTTAATTTGAGACAAATAAAAAGGCTGGAGAAAATCTACAGCCCTTTTACGCCCACTCTAATGCGCCCTTCCGCCACGCATACATTAAACCTGCCAATAGAATGGCGATAAAAATAACCCCCTCCATAACCGCGAACATGGGCAACTTGTCATACGCGACGGCCCACGGAAACAAAAATACGGTTTCGATATCAAAAATCAGAAATACCAACGCAAAAATATAATACTGAACTTTAAACTGTACCCAGGCATCACCAACCGTTTCCATACCACACTCATACGTTTCTTGCTTTATAGCATTCGGTTTACGCGGCGCAACCCACCTGGGCAGTATTACGGCCACCGCTGGAATCAAAATGGCTGCAATAATAAACAAACCAATATAAAGCCAATTATCAAGCATAGAAACTCCTTTAGAACTTCAAAACACCCATAAACGGGCAAATATGCGCGGAATATTGCGCATATTGCTACCAGGCAACTAACCGAGCCAGATTCTACCATAAATGATATAGAGAGATACGGACATCCTTCATAAGACTTTGTGATATTTATCTATAACCAATTGCCAGGCAAGCCCAAATAGGGGTGTTTAATATCTGTACTCCCGTTTGAACGACCCCAGAGTTTCTACTCATGTGATATTGTCAGAGCAGATCGCTGAGATCAATCTTTTTAGGGTAAACTATTAGGACATTCACAGGCGAATCTGGTAAAAAAGATGGAGTACCGGACTCCTGTCGAGTGGGTGCAAAAAAAATAACACGAACCTGCCCCAATGGATGCGCCATGAAAATGGATACAAACTCAACCACCCTCATGCTTCAAACCAGCCAGCAGCTAAAACAGATTAGCGAACACCTCAACAACATCTGCGACCGCCTGACTGAAGACAAGCAGCTATCCACCAACCCGATCGCGGCGGATATTTCGGAGGTCTCCAAGCAGATTCGCCACACCGCTCAACAAGTATCCAGGCAACAAGATAAACTAAAAGACCTCCAAGCCCTGGCCGATATCGGCCAAATAATAAACTCATCATTAGAATTACCCGAAGTATTGCGCATTGTGATGGATACCATCGTGCGCCTGACGGGCGCGGAACGTGGATTCCTGATGCTACGCGACGAAAACGATGAGTTACAAATGCGCGTGGCGCGTAACTGGGAGCAAGAATCCATTCGGGATGCCGACTTCAAGATCAGCCGCACCGTGATTGACCGCGTAGCCGAAGAAGGCCAACCCATTGTCACCACCAATGCCATCGAAGACCCGCGCTTCGGCGGGCAAGACAGTATCATCGCCTATAACTTGCGTTCCATCTTATGCGTACCACTCAAAGTCAAGGATGTGCTTACCGGTGTTATCTACGCCGACAACCGCATCCGCACCGGATTATTCGCAAATTCTGACCGTGACTTACTGGCCGCATTTGCCAATCAGGCCGCGGTTGCCATCGAAAACGCGCGCCTGTTCGCCTCTGTGCGCCAAACCCTGGCTGAAGTCACCGAACTAAAAAATCTGATGGATAATGTCTTCGCCTCAATTGCCAGCGGTGTACTCACTACCAACACTCAAAACCGAATCACCCTGTGCAACCGCGCTGCTGAACAAATTCTGGCCCGCGCAGCTGATTGTATGATGCAAAATGAACTCCACGACTGCCTGCCCGAACTGGCTGATGAGCTAAGTGAACCCATTGATCTGGTACAGCGCTTCAACCAGACCATCATCGGCATGGAGATCAACTCTACACTGCCAGAGCGCGGCCCTGTGAACCTGCGGTTGAACTTCTCGCCGCTCAAAGACGCGCAAGGGGTTGCTATCGTTTTGGACGATGTCACCGAGCGCAAACGACTCGAAGCCCAGCGCAGACTCTTCGAGAAAATGGTTTCCCCGGCGGTGATCAAGCAGCTTACACCCGACCGCATTCAACTCGGCGGTGAACGCGCCACAA
The DNA window shown above is from Chloroflexota bacterium and carries:
- the ndhC gene encoding NAD(P)H-quinone oxidoreductase subunit 3, with the protein product MLDNWLYIGLFIIAAILIPAVAVILPRWVAPRKPNAIKQETYECGMETVGDAWVQFKVQYYIFALVFLIFDIETVFLFPWAVAYDKLPMFAVMEGVIFIAILLAGLMYAWRKGALEWA
- a CDS encoding GAF domain-containing protein, whose translation is MDTNSTTLMLQTSQQLKQISEHLNNICDRLTEDKQLSTNPIAADISEVSKQIRHTAQQVSRQQDKLKDLQALADIGQIINSSLELPEVLRIVMDTIVRLTGAERGFLMLRDENDELQMRVARNWEQESIRDADFKISRTVIDRVAEEGQPIVTTNAIEDPRFGGQDSIIAYNLRSILCVPLKVKDVLTGVIYADNRIRTGLFANSDRDLLAAFANQAAVAIENARLFASVRQTLAEVTELKNLMDNVFASIASGVLTTNTQNRITLCNRAAEQILARAADCMMQNELHDCLPELADELSEPIDLVQRFNQTIIGMEINSTLPERGPVNLRLNFSPLKDAQGVAIVLDDVTERKRLEAQRRLFEKMVSPAVIKQLTPDRIQLGGERATITALFADIRGFTSFSEKRSPEELVSILNQYLAAAADAVLTEEGTIDKFMGDAVMAWFNAPIPQEDHTLRAVRAALGISEAIRALHTELPPEAHLDFGIGIHYGDAVLGLVGTEKRLDYTAIGDSVNTAKRIQENSAANQILISASAYRLRVDAAGGDKADKKSTL